A DNA window from Pseudomonas wuhanensis contains the following coding sequences:
- a CDS encoding magnesium transporter: protein MNRHYYISDNLDELEAVENELEANGINTEQIHVLSEQVADVEEHHLHEVNSLMKQDVVHSGEIGAVVGVPLAALILAGAYWLGWTETAAGWMPFIFLAIIIFGFCIWEGGFFGIQVPNAHFRNFKQMVEEGKHIFFVDVEPNQESILDRVIEHHPTLTVAGTGTAAPHWTVAWQHKWHQFKRVISG, encoded by the coding sequence ATGAATCGGCACTATTACATCAGTGACAATCTCGACGAACTCGAGGCCGTTGAAAATGAACTGGAAGCCAACGGCATCAATACCGAACAAATTCATGTGCTCAGTGAACAAGTGGCGGATGTTGAAGAACATCACCTCCACGAGGTTAACTCGTTAATGAAACAGGATGTTGTTCACTCTGGCGAGATTGGTGCTGTGGTCGGTGTGCCACTCGCGGCGCTGATCCTTGCCGGCGCCTATTGGCTGGGCTGGACCGAAACCGCCGCAGGCTGGATGCCGTTTATCTTCCTGGCCATTATCATATTTGGCTTCTGCATCTGGGAAGGCGGCTTTTTTGGTATCCAGGTGCCGAACGCTCACTTCCGCAATTTTAAACAGATGGTAGAAGAGGGAAAACACATCTTCTTCGTGGATGTTGAACCGAATCAGGAATCTATATTGGACCGGGTAATCGAACATCATCCAACGCTGACGGTCGCCGGCACGGGAACGGCAGCCCCCCACTGGACAGTGGCCTGGCAGCACAAATGGCATCAGTTCAAGCGAGTGATATCAGGTTAG
- a CDS encoding cytochrome C oxidase subunit IV family protein, with translation MAHVQGQQHPISLYLKIWGLLFVLSTLSYLVDYFHFHGYLRWALIITFMLLKAGLIVSIFMHMAWERLAMVYAILLPPLCLLVLVGLMATEADYVFLSRVISFGQ, from the coding sequence ATGGCACATGTTCAGGGTCAGCAACATCCAATCAGCTTGTACCTTAAAATTTGGGGGCTGTTATTCGTCCTCAGCACGCTGTCGTACCTTGTCGACTATTTCCACTTCCATGGCTACCTTCGGTGGGCCCTGATTATCACGTTCATGTTGTTGAAGGCAGGTTTGATTGTCTCCATCTTCATGCACATGGCTTGGGAACGGTTGGCCATGGTCTACGCCATATTATTGCCACCGTTGTGTTTACTGGTGCTCGTCGGACTGATGGCCACCGAGGCAGACTATGTTTTCCTCAGCCGGGTTATTTCCTTCGGCCAATAA
- a CDS encoding heme-copper oxidase subunit III family protein yields MASHPLAPGESSSSNPPDSPPAPGWQGIASDWASDREVFKQVPWGKAMMWIFLLSDTFIFTCFLTGYMSVRMTITTAWPNPSEVFALTIGGREIPLILIAIMTFVLISSSGTMAMAVNFAYRRNRAKTAALMLATAALGVTFVGMQAFEWSKLIAEGVRPWGNPMGAAQFGASFFMITGFHGLHVSIGALYLGIVAMKVLRGDYERSGNYQNVEIAGLYWHFVDLVWVFIFAFFYLW; encoded by the coding sequence ATGGCATCGCATCCACTTGCCCCAGGCGAATCCAGTTCATCCAATCCGCCAGACTCGCCGCCTGCACCGGGATGGCAGGGCATCGCCAGCGACTGGGCCTCGGATAGAGAGGTCTTCAAGCAGGTCCCCTGGGGCAAGGCGATGATGTGGATATTCCTGCTCAGCGATACTTTTATATTCACCTGTTTTTTAACCGGCTACATGTCGGTACGCATGACCATCACCACCGCTTGGCCGAACCCCAGTGAAGTGTTCGCATTGACGATTGGCGGTAGAGAAATCCCGCTTATTCTGATCGCGATCATGACCTTTGTGCTGATCAGCAGCAGCGGCACTATGGCCATGGCCGTTAATTTCGCCTATCGCCGTAATCGCGCGAAAACCGCTGCCCTGATGCTGGCGACCGCTGCCTTGGGGGTGACCTTCGTCGGCATGCAGGCATTTGAATGGAGCAAGCTGATTGCAGAAGGGGTGCGCCCCTGGGGAAACCCCATGGGGGCGGCGCAATTTGGTGCCAGCTTTTTCATGATTACCGGTTTCCACGGACTGCATGTGTCTATTGGCGCCCTCTACCTCGGCATTGTGGCGATGAAAGTATTGCGGGGAGATTATGAGCGCTCCGGAAACTATCAGAACGTCGAGATAGCCGGGCTCTACTGGCACTTCGTGGATTTGGTGTGGGTGTTTATTTTTGCTTTCTTCTATTTATGGTAG
- the ctaD gene encoding cytochrome c oxidase subunit I, with protein sequence MAYAEQAETEALHEPKSFLTKYIWSQDHKVIAIQYSLTAIFVGVIAVVLSGLMRIQLGFPGTLEFMDASAYYQAMTMHGMIMVIYLLTALFLGGFGNYLIPLMVGARDMVFPYVNMLSYWFYLLAVVVLLSSFFVPGGPTGSGWTLYPPQSISQGTPGVEWGIVLMLVSLAIFIVAATMGGLNYVTTVLQARTHGMTLFRMPLSVWGIFMASIMALLAFPALFVSAVMMLFDKLLGTSFFMPAMVSLGQQLEHQGGSPILFQHLFWFFGHPEVYIVALPAFGLVSDLISTHARKNIFGYRMMVWAIIAIGVLSFVVWAHHMYVSGMNPYFGFFFAVTTLIIAVPTALKVYNWVLTLWRGDIHLTVPMLFALAFIVTFLVGGLTGLFLGNVIVDIPLSDTYFVVAHFHMVMGVAPVLVVFGGIYHWFPKVTGRMLNDTLGKLHFWITFLGTYAIFFPMHYLGFQGMPRRYYAYENYAFIPQSAQELNAFITVIALIVGVSQLLFLFNLAWSAFKGKPAGSNPWGAASLEWQTPNTPPIHGNWGAKLPVVHRWAYDYSVPGIEQDFVAQTVSAEELEQMRQLSAGTKIVDVKT encoded by the coding sequence CGAAACAGAAGCACTGCACGAACCCAAAAGCTTCCTGACCAAATATATCTGGAGTCAGGATCACAAGGTCATAGCCATTCAATACTCCTTGACGGCTATTTTCGTGGGCGTTATCGCCGTGGTGTTGTCCGGCTTGATGCGCATACAGCTTGGCTTCCCCGGCACTTTGGAGTTCATGGACGCCAGTGCTTACTATCAGGCGATGACCATGCACGGCATGATCATGGTCATTTACTTGCTGACGGCCTTGTTTCTGGGTGGCTTCGGTAACTATCTGATCCCGCTGATGGTGGGCGCCCGCGACATGGTCTTCCCCTATGTCAACATGCTGAGTTACTGGTTCTACCTGCTGGCGGTAGTGGTGTTGCTCTCCAGTTTCTTTGTCCCCGGCGGCCCCACCGGTTCGGGCTGGACGCTCTATCCACCACAGTCCATTTCTCAGGGAACACCGGGGGTCGAGTGGGGCATCGTCCTGATGCTCGTCTCACTGGCGATTTTTATTGTGGCAGCCACCATGGGCGGGTTGAACTACGTCACCACGGTGTTGCAGGCGCGCACGCACGGCATGACATTGTTTCGCATGCCGCTCTCCGTATGGGGAATCTTCATGGCCTCGATCATGGCCTTGCTGGCCTTCCCGGCGTTGTTCGTCAGTGCGGTCATGATGCTGTTTGACAAGCTGTTGGGCACCAGCTTCTTTATGCCGGCGATGGTTTCACTTGGGCAGCAGCTCGAGCACCAGGGTGGTAGCCCGATCTTGTTCCAGCACCTGTTCTGGTTCTTCGGCCACCCGGAGGTCTACATCGTTGCTCTGCCTGCGTTTGGTCTGGTCTCCGACTTGATCAGCACGCATGCGCGTAAAAATATCTTCGGCTACCGAATGATGGTGTGGGCCATTATTGCGATTGGCGTACTCAGCTTCGTGGTCTGGGCGCACCATATGTATGTCAGCGGAATGAACCCCTACTTTGGCTTTTTCTTCGCCGTCACCACCTTGATCATTGCAGTGCCGACCGCACTGAAAGTCTATAACTGGGTGCTGACTCTGTGGCGGGGCGACATCCATCTGACCGTGCCGATGCTGTTTGCCCTGGCCTTTATTGTCACCTTCCTGGTCGGCGGTCTGACCGGGTTGTTTCTCGGCAATGTGATCGTGGATATTCCGCTCTCGGACACCTATTTCGTCGTCGCCCATTTTCATATGGTCATGGGGGTCGCGCCGGTACTGGTGGTGTTCGGTGGCATTTATCACTGGTTCCCGAAAGTCACCGGGCGCATGTTGAACGACACCCTGGGCAAGCTGCATTTCTGGATTACCTTTCTGGGCACCTACGCCATCTTCTTCCCCATGCACTACCTGGGTTTCCAGGGCATGCCACGCCGTTACTACGCCTATGAAAACTACGCGTTCATTCCGCAGTCGGCGCAAGAGCTGAATGCCTTCATTACGGTGATCGCATTGATCGTCGGCGTTTCCCAGTTGCTGTTCCTGTTCAACCTGGCCTGGAGTGCATTCAAGGGCAAACCCGCAGGCAGTAATCCGTGGGGGGCGGCCAGTCTGGAATGGCAAACGCCGAACACCCCACCGATTCACGGTAACTGGGGAGCGAAGCTGCCGGTCGTGCATCGCTGGGCCTATGACTACAGTGTGCCGGGGATAGAGCAGGATTTCGTTGCGCAAACGGTTTCCGCCGAGGAGCTGGAGCAGATGCGGCAACTGAGTGCCGGAACCAAGATAGTGGACGTTAAAACATGA
- a CDS encoding cytochrome c oxidase subunit 3 — translation MSRLLLRNADGADPGGSWNRDPEGIQAPEGADRSQIARVGLRLFLVVVSSLFFLFLFAFIARSQMADWLPLTGPLAPLANLWQLWLNSAFLVVSCIALQWSRMAARQARLDATVIGFVLGGVFAIAFLVGQLWVWQQFVAWGYFVASNPANSFFYLLTGLHGLHLLGGLIAWSIIVAKFLHRVPLPQLSVSVELCTTYWHYLLGLWFVLFALLASTPQTYEAIARFCGLR, via the coding sequence ATGAGCAGGCTGCTATTGAGAAACGCCGATGGCGCTGACCCCGGCGGCAGTTGGAATCGCGATCCTGAGGGTATTCAGGCCCCCGAGGGTGCCGATAGAAGCCAAATCGCAAGAGTAGGCCTGCGCTTGTTTCTGGTGGTGGTGAGTTCGTTATTCTTTCTCTTCCTGTTCGCCTTTATTGCCCGTTCACAAATGGCCGACTGGCTCCCCCTGACAGGCCCCTTGGCGCCGTTAGCCAATCTATGGCAGCTATGGCTGAATTCGGCTTTTCTGGTAGTCAGTTGCATCGCGCTGCAGTGGTCGCGTATGGCCGCCCGACAGGCTCGACTGGACGCAACAGTCATTGGTTTTGTATTAGGGGGCGTATTTGCCATTGCCTTTCTGGTGGGGCAACTCTGGGTCTGGCAGCAGTTTGTCGCGTGGGGCTACTTTGTCGCCAGCAATCCGGCCAACAGTTTCTTCTACTTGTTGACCGGTCTGCATGGGCTCCACCTGCTGGGCGGGCTGATAGCCTGGAGCATAATCGTCGCTAAATTCCTGCATCGCGTGCCGTTGCCGCAACTCAGCGTCAGCGTAGAGCTCTGTACCACCTATTGGCATTACTTACTGGGTCTTTGGTTCGTGCTATTCGCGCTGCTGGCCAGCACGCCGCAAACCTATGAAGCCATCGCCAGATTCTGCGGCCTGAGGTGA